The genomic DNA ATTCTCATCGCGCTGATTCTGCTGACGACCGGGTTCAGCCGTTCATTCGCGCAAACATCGATCCAGTCGTTGCCGGGAACCGGTTACCAACCGGGAGCGTACGGCAGCAGCACGCCAACCTATCTTCCCCCCGTCGGTGGGCAAAGTGTTTCGTATCCTTCGCTCGAGCAAACCGCTCCTGCGGGCGGTTCATACTCGATGCCAGCGACCGTCAATCCGTCGTACGACCCGCAGGTTCAATCGTCGTATTACCAAACGGCCAACGAAAACGCGACGTACGCCCAGAATCAGTACCTGACCGCACCAGCTCAGAATTACGTGCCGCCGGTACCGATGAGTGATCCGGCAAGCTATCAAGACGGTGGCGTGGTGGGTTCGGGAGCAAGCCAAGAATCGCTGCCGGTTCCCGACCCCGACACAACAAGTTCTGCCACGGACATGTCGATGTTGACACCGCTACCCGACCAGATGGACGCGATGGAGAAGGAATACAGCTGGTATCACTATCCGTGGGTCTGGATTCCTCGCGATGGCTGGGATAGCAGCGTTGAATTTGGTTTGAACGGGTCCGAGGGAAATACCAACTCGCTCAGCTACGCCGCCGGTGCCAATTTGGCCCGCAAAAGCGATCTCTACAATCTGGGCGTGAATTTGAACTACCGCAAAACCAGCAGCGGCGGCGTGGACACGCAGAACAACGCCCGAGCGAATTTCGACTTGGATCGCGCGATCGCCAGTTCCGACTTTTCGACGTTCCTCAAGAGTGGCCTGGAATACGACGAGTTCAAGGCGTTTGATGCGCGGGTGAACGTCAACGCGGGTCTCTCGTACTTCCTGGCAAAATCCGACGACGTCACTTTTGTCACCCGGGTCGGTGCTGGTGCGTCGCAGGAGATCGGATCGGTCGATCCCGATTGGAAACCGGAAATGCTGTTTGGCCTGGATCTAAAACAACAGGTCAACAAACGAAATAAGATCTATGTCAAAGCCGATTACTTTCCTGCCTTCGCAGATTTTTCCGACTACCGCGTCGTGACCGATGCTGGATGGGAAATTCTCTTGGATGACGCGGAAAACTTCAGTCTGAAATTGGCAGCGACCAACCGATATGACAGCACTCCTTTGGGCCTTGAACCACAAGATATCGATTACACCGCAACTCTGCTGTACAAGTTCTAATGCTAGTGGTAAGCCGATTCCGATTGACCTGGATACGCGGCCGGCAGATATGGTACACGCGGTGAAATTCAGGAGCTAATGAATGCACAGATTGACCCCTTTGGCAATTCTGACAACCTGCGCTTTGCTAGCGGGTTGCCACGATGGGCCGCTGTTTGCCTTAAAAACGATCAACCCCGTTTATCGATCGCAATGGGCCGAAGATCAAAAACTCGGCCCCACCGATGTGCAGCGCCGTGAGGAATTGCAGCGTCTGGTGACGTCGATGCCGAGCCTGTCGGACGCGGACCAAGAGTATTGGCTGAAGCATGTCGAAGCGCTTCTGGAGAACGACAAGAATCCAGAGATGCGCACCCTTGCGATTCGCGCATTGGAAGGCTGCCGTAGCCAGCGCGTGATCGATCTGTGCGAAAAGCAATTGTCCGACGAAAGCATCAAGGTTCGGATGGCCGTCTGCGATGTCTTGGCGACACGCGACGAAGCCCGTTCAACCCAGTTGTTAGGCGAAACCATCGGCAGCGAATCGAACGAAGACGTTCAGATGGCAGCCATTGCGGCGGTGGGCAAACATCGCTCGCCCGAAGCGGCTCAGGCGTTGAAGGCAAGCTTGCGATCGCGAAACCCCGCAGTCCGAGTTGCTTCGGTTGAATCGTTGGGAGAATGCACCGGCAAAAATCTGGGAGAAGATCCGCAAGTCTGGGTTGCCTATCTGGATGGCAAAGAAGTCGATGAGGAAAAGAAGAGTCTGACGCGTCAGATGCGCGACCTTTTCTAACGGCAGCATTCAGACTGTCTCACCATCCGCCGATCGGGACCATCGCTCGGCGACCTCACGGCCGATTACGATCGCGATCGCTCGCCGCTTCAACGCGGCACTTGGATGTTTCCCACGGCCATTCGCCTGAGGTCATCGTGCATTGCCTGATGATGCCGTTCCACCGACCGCTCCAATTCGTTGATCGCAACCGTCTTGGATTGTTCACGCATCCGATTGGTCCTTTGGCGGTGCTCAAACATTGCCATCCGTGCGTTGAGCTCCGCTTCGCGGCGATCGAGCGTCGTCCCCCAGTCCTGCAGCTTGTCGATCAATTCTCGCAGGTGATTGGGCAGCAAAGCTTCTAAGGGATGAGGCACCGGCGCGTCGTCTTCACCACCGACGGTTTCGGGCACCGCCACAATGGGCCGTCGCGATAGGCGGAATTCGGGATGGGCGGTGTCGATGCGATGGGATTGCCCCAGCGGCTGCGGTTCGGGTTGAGTGCACATCGTCTTCTCGGCCCCCGTTTTGCGTTGGATTGACACAGGGATTGGCTGCCCGCCAGGAGGGCGCGGGAGGTCCGGCAAACCTCCGATCTGTGGTCGATTGATTAACTTTCACAGAAATTGCTGCTAGAATGAAGCATCGGACAATCGCCAGAGTTGATTGAACCGAGCTCCCGACAAACCCGAATGCCAGGAAATACTCATGCTACGATCGTTGTTATGCTGTTTTGCTGCCGTCTTAACGCTCCCGAGCCTGGCGGCTGATCGGCAACAGGATCGGGATGCAGCGGTTGCGCGGGGGATCGAATTCCTGACCCGTAGCGCGGCGACCGACAATGGTGCCTACAGTCCACAAGCGGGAACGGGAGTGACGAGTTTGTGCGTCGCAGCGATTTTGCAGAATCAACCGGCAGCGTTGTCATCGCCTTCGGTCCAAAAGTCGCTGAAGTATCTGGAACAGCACTTCCAACAGGACGGCGGAATCTATGTCAACGATTCGCTGTATCGTAACTATGAAACCAGCATCGCCATCCAGGCGCTAACGTTGGCCAATCGCGATCATCGATACGACGAACGCTTGAAGAGGGCTGAGGCCTTCCTGCGCGGAATCCAGTGGGATGAAGGGGAAGGGATCGAATCGTCCGATCCAGCCTACGGTGGTTCGGGGTACGGAAAACATGCTCGCCCGGATCTCTCGAACACCACGTTCTTCATGGACGCGCTGCGTAGCTTGGGAGCTGGCGAAGAGGATCCTGCGATCCAAAAGGCGCTGAAATTCGTTTCTCGCTGCCAAAACCTGGAATCCGAGCACAACGATACGCCGCATGCTGCGAAAGTAGGCGATGGCGGCTTCTATTACACATCCGCCGCCGGGGGCCAGAGCCAAGCAGGGCAAACGCCCGACGGTGGCCTTCGCAGCTATGGATCGATGACCTACGCGGGGCTGAAAAGCATGATCTTTGCTGGTCTCGAAAAAGACGATCAACGCGTCAAAGCGGCGATGGACTTTATCAGCAAAACCTATTCGCTGAAGCAGAATCCAGGCATGGGAGACGCGGGACTCTACTATTATTACCACACCTTTGCCAAAGCGCTCGATGCCACCGAATTGAAGACTGTCACCGATGCATCGGGAATGGAACATGACTGGCGCTCGGAATTGGCCGCCACGCTTGTCTCGTTGCAGCTGGAAGATGGTGCCTGGGTGAACCGCGAGAAC from Rosistilla carotiformis includes the following:
- a CDS encoding DUF481 domain-containing protein, with translation MLIRIILIALILLTTGFSRSFAQTSIQSLPGTGYQPGAYGSSTPTYLPPVGGQSVSYPSLEQTAPAGGSYSMPATVNPSYDPQVQSSYYQTANENATYAQNQYLTAPAQNYVPPVPMSDPASYQDGGVVGSGASQESLPVPDPDTTSSATDMSMLTPLPDQMDAMEKEYSWYHYPWVWIPRDGWDSSVEFGLNGSEGNTNSLSYAAGANLARKSDLYNLGVNLNYRKTSSGGVDTQNNARANFDLDRAIASSDFSTFLKSGLEYDEFKAFDARVNVNAGLSYFLAKSDDVTFVTRVGAGASQEIGSVDPDWKPEMLFGLDLKQQVNKRNKIYVKADYFPAFADFSDYRVVTDAGWEILLDDAENFSLKLAATNRYDSTPLGLEPQDIDYTATLLYKF
- a CDS encoding HEAT repeat domain-containing protein, with translation MHRLTPLAILTTCALLAGCHDGPLFALKTINPVYRSQWAEDQKLGPTDVQRREELQRLVTSMPSLSDADQEYWLKHVEALLENDKNPEMRTLAIRALEGCRSQRVIDLCEKQLSDESIKVRMAVCDVLATRDEARSTQLLGETIGSESNEDVQMAAIAAVGKHRSPEAAQALKASLRSRNPAVRVASVESLGECTGKNLGEDPQVWVAYLDGKEVDEEKKSLTRQMRDLF
- a CDS encoding prenyltransferase/squalene oxidase repeat-containing protein, which encodes MLRSLLCCFAAVLTLPSLAADRQQDRDAAVARGIEFLTRSAATDNGAYSPQAGTGVTSLCVAAILQNQPAALSSPSVQKSLKYLEQHFQQDGGIYVNDSLYRNYETSIAIQALTLANRDHRYDERLKRAEAFLRGIQWDEGEGIESSDPAYGGSGYGKHARPDLSNTTFFMDALRSLGAGEEDPAIQKALKFVSRCQNLESEHNDTPHAAKVGDGGFYYTSAAGGQSQAGQTPDGGLRSYGSMTYAGLKSMIFAGLEKDDQRVKAAMDFISKTYSLKQNPGMGDAGLYYYYHTFAKALDATELKTVTDASGMEHDWRSELAATLVSLQLEDGAWVNRENNRWLEGDRNLVTAYALMALSYCK